The segment ccggtgttggacaccattcgggaggcacAGGCAGAGCAAGATGTACAATATAGAAATACAATAAAAGTTAGTTACCCTGCGAAATTGTAAGATATACAATATAGGCAAAcaacataaataaaagttagACAAACAATATGAATTAAAGGTacatttcaaataaaatttctattaCAAAAAAACATATGATTTTTATAATCAGAGTCTTCATCATATGCTTCAATGTCTTCTTAATCAGTGTCATAATCAGAATCGTCATCATCGTAATCAGTCTCTTTCTCGGAAACATTATCGATTCTACCCGTTGGCGGAGGTACTTCAGTCTCGTCTTCATCATCATATTtaacattgttttgaaagtattTTTAGAAGTCGATAAAATGTCTAGCTCCAGATGAAGAGTTGTTTTGAACTATGTCAACATTTTCAGCCTCCACATTGTCAACATCTTGGACAGAGTCACTGTAAGCATTTTGGACACTAGCATTGTCGGATGGTAGATCCCAAATACATCGATGATTAACATGCTAGACGACACAACGAGGGTTGCTGTTTTGGTTTCTTCGATGATTAACAGGCTCACGGATATAGAACACTTTTTTGGCTTGCGAAGCATATATGAGTTGATCATCTTGGTGTGCTTCTTTTTCTGTGTCGATCCTGATGAAATTATCATCAGGAATACCTCCCGTATCGAACCACTTGCACCGAAATATTACAGTCGAATAATCATAAGGATATTGCACCTCCATAATCTCTTCTAACTGGATTAAAGCCATCAGCTGCCAGCCCTCGACGTATGTTGCAAGGTTCACTTGAGAATTCAAGGTAATCTACATCAAATTTTTGCCAAGACTCTCCATCAACGGGATGACGCATAACACCATATTCTGATCTCCCAGTACTATGCCATATCATATTTTTGGAAGTGTACCATGAACAATACAAACAACGTAGTCTAGGGGCCACTAGAAAGTATCGTAACACCTTATGAGCCACTTTCTTACCCTTGGTGTTTTTATCAATCCACTGACTCTCTTTACAAATGGGACAAACTTACAATGACTTGTGTTCCTTCTAGAAGAGAAAACAATCATTTTTGCACACATGTATTGACTCGTACCCCAAATCTAACTTCTTCAGTTTCTTTTTTGCTAAATAATGTGAATGGGGAACCTTGTTGTTTGGTGGAAATGTTGAATGCAACAACTCAAGGAGTTGATCAAATGAActatcagtccatttgttgttgACCTTGATATGCATCAGCTTTGCTAAAAAATCAAGGAAAGAAAACGTACAACCAGGATATAACTTGGTTTCGACTGCCTCtaacaacttttcaaaatcatcatCGACACCGCTACCCCCTGTATTCGAGGTTCCTTTATCGATGTTTGTATCATTTTCTCTCGACTGCCACATAACATCGTCAATAACATCATTCATCTCGTTACTTGGCGATACGAAATTTACAACTGGAGGGATTAAAGGTTCACCGTGATATATCCACATTTTGTATGATTTACTGAAACCATATATACGAACATGACGTCTCATTGCTTTCAGATCCATGAAGTAACGATTATCACATTTCTCACACGGACATCTGGTTTCACCTTTACAATCTAGGTGTAACATGGATCTCTCGACAAAAATGTCGAGTCCTAGCTGGAACTCGGGAGATTGACGATGTGGATTAGTAGTCCAGcttttatcaatagacatgatgCAACTGAAACATAATTTAGTGTTTAAGGTTTACTCTACGGGAAACAAAAATCAAGTAGAATATTCATAAAGTATCCCAACACTGGAAcaccaacattaagtcactaaaagtatgttgttattaagttggttttataattgatttaatttgattttataaaggtaacttaatttgattctaaaggtaaattaattttattttctaattaatttaatattttcttttttgttattagtttaattttttgaactaattttattttattttaatattaatattaacttgattttaaaactaatttaattttattttacaattaatttattattttttttattgatatttttaaaattaatttaattttattctataattaaattaaaattactagaagtatgttgctattaataacctaattaaagctaaagttgtaatgaccaacattaagtcactaaaagtatgttgctattaagttgTTTTTATAATTTAAAGCAATAGTAGCGGCAAGCAATAGCGGCGACGAGGAGGTATTAGCGGCAACAATAGGACAATAGTGGCGATGAGGATGGAGGGAAAAATCAACGCCTTTTCGCTTTCCTCTACAGTCGTTAGATTGAAAAGAAATCGGACGGATGAGTGTAATTTGACGCGGATTGTTGTAAgtgagtattagcggcgacaccgGGCAATAGCGGAGACATGTAACGCGTCAATTACATGTCGCCGTTATTGTCCTGAGTCGCCGCTAAAGGCGTCGCCAGTAATGCCAACATTTCTTGTAGTGATtgcatataaattaataaatatattgaTGTAAATCCATTTATTTAATCTTTTAGAAAGAAAATATAACTAAATTGACCCATGTacacaaaataattaatcaaaattGTCGCATTCGCTTGTAATCATACATATAAACTTAATTAAGAATTACTGCTACCATTTCTACAAAGCTAAATATTTATTTTACATAAAAGACATTTAATACATAATTCTACCATTTTCACAAAACTAAATATTCATTTTACATGACAGATAGTTAACACATAATACAAgtacatataaaatacatattataATGAAACTTAACAAAATCTAGTACACTTATACATACATAGAGAGACACTAGTTAAGGGGTTGTAACATGATTAAGCAAGAGTCTTCATAAGAGATTGAAGAGCTTCTTCAGAAATAATTTTATACATTCTTTCAGTAAAATGCACAGCATCCCAATAAACATACTTGCTTCTGTTGACACAAGTAGACAACCCTTTACAGCTTGGCCCGAACTCTAATCCTGATCCACAACAACCCTTTGATGCCTCTATGAAACCTGTAGTTTATTGATGAGCAAATTATAAGAAAGTCATTGTATTagcataaaattttgattttgatacaagttttttttttctcaaaatttgtAATTCTAGCTAGAAATAAATAAACTACTAGTTTAATTACAATATTATATTTAGTACTacgagttaaacatgcaaaataattTGAACATAAGAACTGACCATATTTTCTTGGGTTTTGAACTGTGTCCAGTATAAGACTATAAATGTCTGTGTAGAAGTTTATGATACCCAATGATGGTTTAAGAGTAGCCATAAGTGTTTTGATCTTTGTGTTGAAGGTAAGAGCCACCTTGTTGTAAACATCATCGCACTCAGCTGTTCCTCTAAGCGCTTTAATGAGTGGAATACACCCAAATGGCTCCATTCCCACCACTGCCAATCTCCTCGCACCCTCGACATGCATTTCCTAAAATTTCGATCAAAAAAACTTAGTTATGTTTCCATTGATGCAACACGAACaaacaaatatttttttctttagaATTTATTTTAAATAGAGTAATACACACATGTTTCGTTTTTTTGAGAcaacatttatttatatatagggataatgacttataaGGGTAATCAACTTTTGAGTTTATACACATTTAGTTACTAAACTTATTTTTGTGCTTGATATATCAATGAACTTGTTGAAATTGTTTTAAAAGTACCAATATGACCGGTAATAGTGGGTTTTGCCAGTTTCGTGCGTCTTTTCGGACTAAACATGTTCTCCGGCTAAATATGAAGTTTCTGGCGAGTTCTGAGGCACACAGACAAAAACCGACCAGTTCAACCTTCAAACTTCGATTTGGTTCCAGATTCGTAGGTTCTTTGTTTGGTTCCAGATTTGATTTGGTTTCTTCAAAAACAAAATTATTCATCTGTGTGTTtaaaattgatttcgttttaatatgttttttttttgaaattatcCATTAGAAAAAAAATCGATTTCATAAGTGTGTTTGAAATTGATTTCGTTTGAAAGGTTTAAAATCGATGAAGATGAATGGATTTAGAAACGATATCTAAAATCGAGTTCGATTCTTGTTAGGGTTTCTTCATCAGAaacaaaattaatttcaaatgtGAGTTCCAAAAACAAATTTGATTCCAAATATGTTTTGAAGGGTTTAAACTCGAAGGAGATTACGGGTTGCAGAAACAACAACCTGAAAAAACTTCCATTGACAAACTCAAACTTTTCCATGGATGAACTTCCATTAATGAACTCGGAATTTACCATGGTTGAACTTCATTTCATGTGTTTGACATGTGTTCCAAAACCATGGATGAACTCAAAAGCTATCATGATTGGAACATTGTTTCTTTACCGGAGAAGATGACCGGAGAAGTCACTGGAGATACGGAATCCCGAAAATATTGTCGGAATCTCAAAACAGGTGTTACCTCTTATTGCCGGTAATAATGAAATACTTTAAACAAAAATACAAGTTTAAGGTTTGCAAgtgtataaaaaaaaaaaataagtgacCAAATATACATACAAAATGTATAATTTGTTACCCTTTCATGTCATTATCTCTTATTTATAAATTagtattataataaaaaaaaataacgtAATACAAAAACTTTTTAGTAAAATCTATGTAGCGATGTTACTTACATCAATTAATGCAAAGTTTGTTTATAGTTTAATGAAAGGTTTGTTTGTAGTAGAACATAATAGGTTAATAAGTCATATTTACACATGTTGTAGTATCATCCACATTAGCATGTCATGCATTCTTATTTCAATTATGTCATACCAACTCTTACAATCACTTTACACTTTATTGCAATGTCATCACTTTTTTAAAAACAATATCCACCAACAAATGTACAATAATATGTACTCTATCACTACTAAAGATAAAAGACATCAGCAACTAGGTTGTTCCCACAATGAATGTTTACATCATCGATGATTATGCTATTGAACATTCCAGAAAAATATTACACAATGTTCAATAACATAAATTAGTTACAATTAATAAATAGTACCATATTTATAATTTGACTTTTGTACCATTTCTCAACCTTTAATTAAAATTAGATTATATTATCTACGGAATGAGATAGATTCCAACATCATATTAGATTGCAACCTCTCTGCGATAGATGTATGAGGCTCTCCAATACATTATTAATTAGATGTATGAACTCTTACATTTTTTTTCCTAAACTACTTAGAGTAAAGATCttagactaatatatatatatatatatatatatatatatatatatatatatatatatatatatatatatatatatatatatatatatatatatatataaagtcaaaaaaatgaTTCAATAACTGTAGtatctttttttgtatgtttttttattaGCTTCTGGTTTTcataaactttatatatatatatatatatatatatatatatatatatatatatatatatatatatatatatatatatatatatatatatgagagagagagagagagagagagagggagagagggagAGACCTTAATGTATTTTGTCATGGCAGAAATCAAGAAATCTTGATACTTGTCTATGGTGAATTGCTTAGCACGAGTAGGCTCGATGTAATAGTTCTGTAGGAAGTCATTTGTACCCATGCTTAGTAAAAACACACCATTTGTGACGATTTTCTGAGCTCTTTTCTTCCCCACTAGCCTTCCTAGTCTTGCCTTGTATTGCCGAAAGTAATCCAATTGTTTGGGGAGTGATATCACGTTCTATATCATGCAAAAGTAATATCGAATATATGACCATTGGTTCAAGACACTCCGTTAGAATGgagtaaaaatatatataatctaaAGAGTTCTTACGGAGAGCTCGGCAGTAAGATCATCAAAACCAGAACCACCAGACGCGAAGCTAACACCGTTAGGAAGTTGTGCATTTGTCAAATTTGGATCAAGATACGCTGGTATGGTTTTCGTGTGACCCAATGCCTCCGCTGTAAAACAACGTATTAGACAGATGTAACTTAACTAAGTACATGGTGATGGTAATCGGAAAATGATTTAAATAGTACGATACCAATGAGATCAGTTGCAAGTCTTCCGTTGCTAAACCGTCCGGTAGGTCGGCCATTGTAGAAGTctttaccataaggcaagaagttaACCTTTTGGTCCGTAATAAGGTTATTGTTGTTACCAGGATCAACACTAGAGTCGCCAAACACAAAAATGCAAGACACATTGTTCTTCGCTGCAAATACCCTTAGCTTTGCAATGTCTATAGCTTGTGCATGTACAAGCATAGCAAAGAGTGCCAGAATCACCCTCATGATCATATTAGAGTTAGAGAATACAAATACTATCGTTTAAATTTGAAATATAGAAGACATCTATTCTCGTTT is part of the Lactuca sativa cultivar Salinas chromosome 7, Lsat_Salinas_v11, whole genome shotgun sequence genome and harbors:
- the LOC111880816 gene encoding GDSL esterase/lipase At5g45950 produces the protein MIMRVILALFAMLVHAQAIDIAKLRVFAAKNNVSCIFVFGDSSVDPGNNNNLITDQKVNFLPYGKDFYNGRPTGRFSNGRLATDLIAEALGHTKTIPAYLDPNLTNAQLPNGVSFASGGSGFDDLTAELSNVISLPKQLDYFRQYKARLGRLVGKKRAQKIVTNGVFLLSMGTNDFLQNYYIEPTRAKQFTIDKYQDFLISAMTKYIKEMHVEGARRLAVVGMEPFGCIPLIKALRGTAECDDVYNKVALTFNTKIKTLMATLKPSLGIINFYTDIYSLILDTVQNPRKYGFIEASKGCCGSGLEFGPSCKGLSTCVNRSKYVYWDAVHFTERMYKIISEEALQSLMKTLA